A single genomic interval of Cupriavidus sp. MP-37 harbors:
- a CDS encoding sorbosone dehydrogenase family protein, with protein MRPALHFMLGMVPRTLLAVMVLAASQPALAALPLDQLRLPPGFRIEVLTDDVPGARAMAMSPSGTLFVGSRSEGKLYAVSDALGTRPRVRTVATGLRNPLGVAFHDGSLYASSVSKIVRLDQIEARLDQPPAPRVVSDRFPSDGHHGGKFIGFGPDGYLYVATGAPCNVCEPDESRYANIVRIKPDGTGLQVVARGVRNTVGFDWHPATRELWFTDNGRDRMGDDVPDDELNRVTAPGQHFGYPYCHAGNVADPEYGSKRPCSEFVPPVARLGAHVAALGMRFYTGTQFPPDYRNNVFIAEHGSWDRSEPSGYRVVRVVLDSAGKAVRQEVFAQGWLRGGRAWGRPADVLVAPDGSLLVSDDHAGAIYRIRYQP; from the coding sequence ATGCGCCCCGCTCTGCACTTCATGCTTGGCATGGTACCGCGTACGCTGCTGGCCGTCATGGTCCTGGCAGCGAGCCAGCCCGCGCTGGCGGCGCTGCCGCTGGACCAGCTGCGCCTGCCGCCGGGTTTCCGCATCGAAGTGCTGACTGACGACGTGCCGGGCGCGCGCGCCATGGCGATGTCGCCATCCGGCACGCTGTTCGTGGGATCGCGCAGCGAGGGCAAGCTCTATGCGGTCAGCGATGCGCTCGGCACGCGCCCGCGGGTGCGCACCGTCGCCACCGGCTTGCGCAATCCGCTCGGCGTGGCATTCCATGACGGCAGCCTGTATGCGTCCTCGGTGTCGAAGATCGTGCGGCTCGACCAGATCGAGGCCCGCCTCGACCAGCCGCCCGCGCCCAGGGTGGTGAGCGACCGCTTCCCGTCGGACGGCCACCACGGTGGCAAATTCATCGGCTTCGGCCCTGACGGCTACCTGTATGTGGCCACCGGCGCCCCCTGCAACGTGTGCGAGCCCGACGAAAGCCGCTACGCCAATATCGTCAGGATCAAGCCGGATGGCACCGGACTGCAGGTGGTGGCGCGCGGCGTGCGCAACACTGTCGGCTTCGACTGGCATCCCGCCACGCGCGAACTGTGGTTTACCGACAACGGCCGCGACCGCATGGGCGACGACGTGCCCGACGACGAACTGAACCGCGTCACCGCGCCCGGGCAGCATTTCGGCTACCCCTACTGCCATGCCGGCAACGTCGCCGACCCGGAATACGGCAGCAAGCGCCCGTGTTCCGAATTCGTGCCGCCAGTGGCCCGCCTGGGCGCGCATGTCGCCGCGCTCGGCATGCGCTTCTACACCGGCACGCAATTCCCGCCGGACTACCGCAACAACGTCTTCATCGCCGAACACGGCAGCTGGGACCGCAGCGAGCCATCCGGCTACCGGGTGGTCCGCGTGGTGCTGGACAGCGCGGGCAAGGCGGTACGCCAGGAGGTGTTCGCGCAAGGCTGGCTGCGCGGCGGCAGGGCCTGGGGCCGCCCCGCCGATGTGCTGGTCGCGCCGGACGGTTCGCTGCTGGTCAGCGACGACCATGCGGGGGCGATTTACCGCATCCGCTACCAGCCCTGA
- a CDS encoding TM2 domain-containing protein translates to MPAATPANHASPLAAPSARGKSKLLTVALAFLFGSLGAHRFYLGGLRDRYGWAHLLALLAGVIGVASMATGAGSPALNWTFAVAGGISVISAFLAAIVYGLRPDDRWDARFNPHGKPTRSGWPVVILVILSLLIGTGLLMAGLAISFQTFFEAQVEAARELSQ, encoded by the coding sequence ATGCCCGCAGCCACGCCAGCCAACCACGCCTCTCCGCTCGCCGCGCCGTCCGCGCGCGGCAAATCGAAGCTGCTGACCGTGGCGCTGGCGTTCCTGTTCGGCAGCCTGGGCGCGCACCGCTTCTACCTGGGCGGCCTGCGCGACCGGTATGGCTGGGCACACCTGCTGGCGCTGCTGGCGGGCGTCATCGGCGTGGCCTCGATGGCCACCGGCGCGGGCAGCCCGGCACTGAACTGGACCTTTGCCGTAGCCGGCGGCATTTCCGTCATCAGCGCCTTCCTGGCAGCCATCGTCTACGGGCTGCGCCCGGACGACCGATGGGATGCCCGCTTCAACCCGCACGGCAAACCCACGCGCTCGGGCTGGCCGGTGGTGATCCTGGTGATCCTGTCGCTGCTGATCGGTACCGGCCTGCTGATGGCGGGGCTGGCCATCAGCTTCCAGACCTTCTTCGAAGCGCAGGTCGAGGCCGCGCGCGAACTGTCGCAGTAA
- a CDS encoding PA0069 family radical SAM protein, with amino-acid sequence MERPPPKPKSPARPLASATRREADPDAQAPQAGARPPVARKGRGAVSNLQGRFERDQREAFDDGWGPVPEDTAAAPEAIAGADDAPLPPLRTEVHVERARSVLTRNASPDVPFDVSLNPYRGCEHGCIYCFARPTHAYLDLSPGLDFETQLYAKTNAAERLRETLARPSYRCETIALGVNTDAYQPIEREQRITRRLLEVLHECDHPVALITKSSLIERDIDLLAPMAAKRLAVAALTITTLDAGIARTLEPRAATPSRRLRTIRTLTDAGIPVGVSIAPVIPFITEPDLERVLEAAREAGAVYANYIVLRLPWEVRPLFEEWLQAHFPDRAERVMNRVRDMREGKAYDASFATRMRGTGVWADLLRQRFYKAAERLGFRYNRFELDTSRFRPPAAGPSGKDDPQGSLF; translated from the coding sequence ATGGAGCGCCCCCCGCCAAAACCCAAATCCCCCGCCAGACCCCTCGCCAGCGCCACGCGGCGCGAGGCCGACCCGGACGCGCAGGCGCCGCAGGCCGGCGCGCGCCCGCCCGTGGCGCGCAAGGGGCGGGGGGCCGTCAGCAACCTGCAGGGGCGTTTCGAGCGCGACCAGCGCGAGGCGTTCGACGACGGCTGGGGCCCGGTGCCGGAAGACACCGCTGCGGCGCCAGAAGCCATCGCGGGCGCGGACGACGCGCCACTGCCGCCATTGCGCACTGAAGTCCATGTCGAGCGCGCCCGCTCGGTGCTGACGCGCAATGCCTCGCCGGATGTTCCGTTCGACGTTTCGCTCAATCCCTACCGCGGCTGCGAGCATGGCTGCATCTATTGCTTCGCGCGGCCGACGCACGCCTACCTGGACCTGTCGCCGGGGCTGGACTTCGAAACCCAGCTCTATGCCAAGACCAATGCCGCCGAGCGCCTGCGCGAGACGCTGGCGCGGCCGTCATACCGCTGCGAGACCATCGCGCTGGGCGTCAACACCGACGCGTACCAGCCGATCGAACGTGAACAGCGCATCACGCGCCGCCTGCTGGAAGTGCTGCACGAATGCGACCACCCGGTGGCGCTGATCACCAAGTCGTCGCTGATCGAGCGCGATATCGACCTGCTCGCGCCGATGGCGGCCAAGCGGCTGGCAGTGGCGGCACTCACCATCACCACGCTCGACGCTGGCATTGCGCGCACGCTCGAACCGCGCGCGGCCACGCCGTCGCGCCGGCTGCGCACCATCCGCACGCTCACCGACGCCGGCATCCCGGTCGGGGTCAGCATTGCCCCGGTGATCCCCTTCATCACCGAACCCGATCTGGAACGTGTGCTGGAAGCGGCGCGCGAGGCGGGCGCCGTCTATGCGAACTACATCGTGCTGCGGCTGCCGTGGGAGGTCCGGCCGCTGTTCGAGGAATGGCTGCAGGCGCACTTCCCCGACCGCGCCGAACGCGTCATGAACCGCGTGCGGGACATGCGCGAAGGCAAAGCCTACGATGCCAGCTTTGCCACGCGCATGCGCGGGACCGGCGTGTGGGCGGACTTGCTGCGCCAGCGCTTTTACAAGGCCGCCGAACGGCTCGGCTTCCGCTACAACCGGTTTGAACTGGATACTTCCCGTTTTCGCCCGCCGGCGGCGGGCCCCAGCGGCAAGGACGATCCGCAGGGTTCGCTGTTCTGA
- a CDS encoding Lrp/AsnC ligand binding domain-containing protein: protein MRTSRQPQRTLDRLDRKILTALQSDGRMSMKDLAEAVGLTITPCIERVKRLERDGVIMGYYARLNPALLGSALLVFVEISLGNKSGNMFEQFRREVLRIPEVLECHLVSGDFDYLIKARIREIGEYRRLLGDILLQLPGAAQSKSYVVMEEIKETLAISVEEKSQAA from the coding sequence ATGAGAACGAGTCGCCAGCCCCAGCGCACGCTCGACCGGCTCGACCGCAAGATCCTGACCGCGCTGCAAAGCGACGGCAGGATGTCGATGAAAGACCTGGCCGAGGCGGTCGGGCTGACCATCACGCCGTGCATCGAGCGCGTCAAGCGCCTGGAGCGCGATGGTGTCATCATGGGCTACTACGCACGGCTCAACCCGGCGCTGCTCGGCAGTGCACTGCTCGTATTCGTCGAGATCTCGCTGGGCAACAAGTCGGGCAATATGTTCGAGCAGTTCCGCCGCGAGGTGCTGCGCATTCCGGAAGTGCTGGAATGCCACCTGGTGTCGGGCGATTTCGACTACCTGATCAAGGCGCGCATCCGCGAGATCGGCGAGTACCGCCGGCTGCTGGGCGATATCCTGCTGCAGCTGCCGGGCGCCGCGCAGTCGAAGAGTTATGTCGTGATGGAAGAGATCAAGGAGACACTGGCCATCTCGGTCGAGGAGAAGAGCCAGGCCGCGTGA
- a CDS encoding D-amino acid dehydrogenase yields the protein MRVLVLGSGVIGVTSAWYLAKAGHEVTVVDREAGPALGTSFANAGQISPGYASPWAAPGVPLKAIKWMFQEHAPLSIRPDGTLFQLQWMWQMLLNCSAGRYAVNKERMVRLAEYSRDCIRALRAETGIAYEGRQQGTLQVFRTDGQLHGAAKDIAVLEQAGVPYQLLSREELAASEPALAAVRHKLAGGLRLPNDETGDCALFTQRLANMASTLGVRFLYNRSIDGLMSQGDAVTGAVVNGEPMSADLVVVALGSWSTQLVKPFLRGMSNLPVYPLKGFSITVPLSDPSRGPVSTVLDETYKVALTRFDDRIRVGGMAQIVGYDRSLDPAKRRTLEHVVTDLFPGAGDVSQATFWTGLRPMTPDGTPIVGPTQVRGLWLNTGHGTLGWTMACGSGKLLSDLVSGKSPAIRADDLSVSRYLKPARHHLAPRPAAA from the coding sequence ATGCGCGTTCTCGTACTTGGCAGTGGCGTGATTGGCGTCACCAGTGCGTGGTACCTGGCCAAGGCCGGTCACGAAGTGACCGTGGTCGACCGCGAGGCCGGCCCGGCGCTCGGCACCAGCTTTGCCAACGCGGGCCAGATCTCGCCCGGCTACGCGTCGCCGTGGGCCGCGCCCGGCGTGCCGCTCAAGGCGATCAAGTGGATGTTCCAGGAACACGCGCCGCTCAGCATCCGCCCGGACGGCACGCTGTTCCAGCTGCAATGGATGTGGCAGATGCTGCTGAACTGCAGCGCCGGGCGCTATGCCGTCAACAAGGAGCGCATGGTGCGGCTGGCCGAGTACAGCCGCGACTGCATCCGCGCGCTGCGCGCGGAAACCGGCATTGCCTACGAAGGCCGCCAGCAAGGCACGCTGCAGGTGTTCCGCACCGACGGGCAATTGCACGGCGCGGCCAAGGACATCGCGGTGCTGGAGCAGGCCGGGGTTCCCTACCAGTTGCTTTCGCGCGAAGAACTCGCCGCGAGCGAACCGGCGCTGGCCGCCGTCCGCCACAAGCTGGCCGGCGGCCTGCGCCTTCCCAATGACGAAACCGGCGACTGCGCGCTGTTCACGCAACGCCTGGCCAACATGGCGAGCACGCTCGGCGTCCGCTTCCTGTATAACCGCTCGATCGACGGCCTGATGAGCCAGGGCGATGCCGTTACCGGCGCCGTGGTCAATGGCGAGCCGATGTCGGCCGACCTGGTAGTGGTGGCGCTCGGGAGCTGGTCGACGCAGCTGGTCAAGCCGTTCCTGCGCGGCATGTCCAACCTGCCGGTGTATCCGCTCAAGGGCTTCTCGATCACCGTGCCGCTCAGCGATCCCTCGCGCGGCCCGGTCTCGACGGTGCTGGACGAGACCTACAAGGTGGCGCTGACGCGCTTCGACGACCGCATCCGCGTGGGCGGCATGGCGCAGATCGTCGGCTATGACCGCAGCCTCGACCCGGCCAAGCGCCGCACGCTCGAGCATGTGGTGACCGACCTGTTCCCGGGCGCCGGCGATGTCAGCCAGGCCACCTTCTGGACCGGCCTGCGCCCGATGACGCCGGACGGCACGCCCATCGTCGGTCCGACCCAGGTGCGCGGCCTGTGGCTGAACACCGGCCACGGCACGCTGGGCTGGACCATGGCCTGCGGCTCGGGCAAGCTGCTGTCGGACCTGGTGTCGGGCAAGTCGCCGGCGATCCGCGCCGACGACCTGTCGGTCAGCCGCTACCTGAAGCCGGCGCGCCATCACCTGGCGCCGCGCCCGGCGGCCGCCTGA
- a CDS encoding acyl-CoA dehydrogenase — MTYRAPIKDMLFVMNELAGLEAVSQLPGFEEATPETAEAVLDEAAKFNEQVVAPLNRAGDLDPSSWKDGVVTTTPGFKEAFRQFGEGGWQGVLHPQEFGGQGLPKLIATACNEMLNTANLSFALCPLLTDGAIEALLTAGSDDQKATFLPRLISGEWTGTMNLTEPQAGSDLAAVRTRAEPQGDGTYKVFGTKIFITYGEHDMAQNIVHLVLARTPNAPEGVKGISLFIVPKFLVNADGSTGARNDVHCVSIEHKLGIKASPTAVLQFGDHGGAIGTLVGEENRGLEYMFIMMNSARFSVGMQGIAVSERAYQQAVAYARERVQSRPVDGSAREAVTIIHHPDVKRMLMTMRALTEGARAVAYVAAAASDTAHQHPDEAVRRHNQAFYEFMVPVVKGWSTELSIDVTSLGVQVHGGMGFIEETGAAQHYRDARILPIYEGTTAIQANDLVGRKTVRDGGAVARAICAQIAETEAALGRHGGAAFTAVQAQLAKGRAALEAVVEFVVANAKSDPNAVFAGSVPYLKLCGIVFSGWQFGRAMLAADAKRADDPAFHDAKIATAHFFAEHILSQASALRDAVVSGGAPVNALSAEQF, encoded by the coding sequence ATGACCTACCGTGCGCCGATCAAGGACATGCTGTTCGTCATGAACGAGCTGGCAGGCCTTGAGGCCGTCAGCCAGCTGCCTGGCTTCGAAGAAGCCACCCCCGAGACCGCCGAGGCCGTGCTCGACGAGGCCGCCAAGTTCAACGAGCAGGTGGTCGCGCCGCTGAACCGCGCCGGCGACCTGGATCCGAGCAGCTGGAAGGATGGCGTGGTCACCACCACGCCCGGCTTCAAGGAAGCCTTCCGCCAGTTCGGCGAGGGCGGCTGGCAAGGCGTGCTGCATCCGCAGGAATTCGGCGGCCAGGGACTGCCCAAGCTGATCGCCACGGCGTGCAACGAGATGCTGAACACCGCGAACCTGTCGTTCGCGCTGTGCCCGCTGCTGACCGACGGCGCCATCGAGGCGCTGCTGACGGCAGGTTCCGACGATCAGAAGGCCACCTTCCTGCCCAGGCTGATCTCGGGCGAGTGGACCGGCACCATGAACCTGACCGAGCCGCAGGCGGGCTCGGACCTGGCCGCGGTGCGCACCCGCGCCGAGCCGCAGGGCGACGGCACCTACAAGGTGTTCGGCACCAAGATCTTCATCACCTACGGCGAGCACGACATGGCGCAGAACATCGTCCATCTCGTGCTGGCCCGCACCCCCAATGCGCCCGAGGGCGTGAAGGGCATCTCGCTGTTCATCGTGCCCAAGTTCCTGGTCAATGCCGATGGCAGCACCGGGGCGCGCAACGACGTGCATTGCGTCTCGATCGAGCACAAGCTCGGGATCAAGGCGAGCCCGACGGCGGTGCTGCAGTTCGGCGACCATGGCGGCGCGATCGGCACGCTGGTCGGCGAAGAGAACCGCGGCCTCGAGTACATGTTCATCATGATGAACTCGGCGCGTTTCTCGGTCGGCATGCAGGGCATCGCGGTGTCCGAGCGCGCCTACCAGCAGGCGGTGGCCTACGCGCGCGAGCGCGTGCAGAGCCGCCCCGTCGATGGCTCGGCGCGCGAGGCGGTGACCATCATCCACCATCCCGACGTCAAGCGCATGCTGATGACCATGCGCGCGCTGACCGAAGGCGCGCGCGCGGTGGCGTACGTCGCCGCGGCTGCCAGCGACACGGCGCACCAGCATCCCGACGAAGCCGTGCGCCGGCACAACCAGGCGTTCTACGAGTTCATGGTGCCGGTGGTGAAGGGCTGGAGCACCGAGCTGTCGATCGATGTCACCAGCCTCGGCGTGCAGGTGCATGGCGGCATGGGCTTTATCGAGGAAACCGGCGCGGCGCAGCACTACCGCGACGCCCGCATCCTGCCGATCTATGAGGGCACCACGGCAATCCAGGCCAACGACCTGGTCGGCCGCAAGACCGTGCGCGACGGCGGCGCGGTCGCCCGCGCGATCTGCGCGCAGATCGCCGAGACCGAGGCCGCGCTGGGCCGGCACGGCGGCGCTGCGTTCACCGCGGTGCAGGCGCAATTGGCGAAGGGCCGTGCTGCGCTGGAAGCCGTGGTCGAATTCGTGGTGGCCAACGCCAAGTCGGACCCGAACGCGGTGTTCGCCGGCAGCGTGCCTTACCTGAAGCTGTGCGGCATCGTATTCTCCGGCTGGCAGTTCGGCCGCGCCATGCTGGCGGCGGACGCCAAGCGCGCCGACGATCCGGCCTTCCACGATGCCAAGATCGCCACCGCGCATTTCTTTGCCGAGCACATCCTGTCGCAGGCATCGGCATTGCGCGATGCGGTGGTCAGCGGCGGGGCGCCGGTCAATGCGTTGAGCGCCGAGCAGTTCTGA
- a CDS encoding electron transfer flavoprotein subunit alpha/FixB family protein: MTALVIAEHDNQSIKGATLNTVTAAAQCGGDVHVLVAGANAKAAADAAAKIAGVTKVLLADAPYFGDGLAENVAEQALAIANDYSHILAPATPYGKNILPRVAAKLDVAQISEISKVDAPDTFERPIYAGNAIATVKSEDKIKVITVRGTAFDAAAAEGGSAAVETLPAVADAGVSQFVSREVARSDRPELTAAKIIVSGGRGVGSGENYTKVLTPLADKLNAALGASRAAVDAGFVPNDYQVGQTGKIVAPQLYIAVGISGAIQHLAGMKDSKVIVAINKDAEAPIFSVADYGLVGDLNTVVPELVAALG, encoded by the coding sequence ATGACTGCACTCGTCATTGCTGAACACGACAATCAATCGATCAAGGGCGCCACGCTCAACACCGTGACCGCCGCAGCCCAGTGCGGCGGCGACGTGCACGTGCTGGTGGCCGGTGCCAACGCCAAGGCCGCGGCTGACGCCGCCGCCAAGATCGCCGGCGTGACCAAGGTCCTGCTGGCCGACGCACCGTACTTTGGCGACGGCCTGGCCGAAAACGTGGCCGAGCAGGCGCTGGCCATCGCCAACGACTACTCGCACATCCTGGCCCCGGCCACCCCGTACGGCAAGAACATCCTGCCGCGCGTCGCCGCCAAGCTGGACGTGGCCCAGATCTCGGAAATCTCCAAGGTCGACGCGCCTGACACCTTCGAGCGCCCGATCTACGCCGGCAACGCCATCGCCACCGTCAAGTCGGAAGACAAGATCAAGGTCATCACCGTGCGCGGCACGGCCTTCGACGCCGCCGCTGCCGAAGGTGGCTCGGCTGCCGTCGAGACCCTGCCGGCCGTGGCCGACGCGGGCGTTTCGCAATTCGTTTCGCGCGAAGTGGCCAGGAGCGACCGTCCGGAACTGACCGCCGCCAAGATCATCGTCTCGGGTGGCCGTGGCGTGGGCTCGGGCGAGAACTACACCAAGGTGCTGACGCCGCTGGCCGACAAGCTCAACGCCGCGCTGGGCGCGTCGCGCGCCGCGGTCGACGCCGGCTTCGTGCCGAACGACTACCAGGTCGGCCAGACCGGCAAGATCGTCGCGCCGCAGCTGTATATCGCCGTCGGTATCTCGGGCGCGATCCAGCACCTGGCCGGCATGAAGGACTCCAAGGTGATCGTCGCGATCAACAAGGATGCCGAAGCCCCGATCTTCTCGGTGGCCGACTACGGCCTGGTGGGAGACCTGAACACCGTGGTGCCGGAGCTGGTGGCAGCACTGGGCTGA
- a CDS encoding electron transfer flavoprotein subunit beta/FixA family protein, which translates to MKVLVAVKRVVDYNVKVRVKADGSGVDLANVKMSMNPFDEIAVEEAVRLKEAGVVTEVVAVSCGVTQCQETLRTAMAIGADRGILVESNEDLQPLAVAKLLKALIDKEQPQLVILGKQAIDDDSNQTGQMVAALAGLPQATFASKVVVADGKASVTREVDGGLETLSLTLPAVVTTDLRLNEPRYVTLPNIMKAKKKPLDIVKPEDLGVDVKPRLSTLKVVEPPKRSAGVMVPDVATLVQKLKNEAKVI; encoded by the coding sequence ATGAAAGTACTCGTCGCAGTCAAGCGGGTGGTGGATTACAACGTCAAGGTCCGCGTCAAGGCGGACGGTTCGGGCGTCGATCTGGCCAACGTGAAGATGAGCATGAACCCCTTCGACGAAATCGCCGTGGAAGAGGCCGTGCGCCTGAAGGAAGCCGGCGTGGTTACCGAAGTGGTCGCCGTGTCGTGCGGCGTCACGCAGTGCCAGGAAACCCTGCGCACCGCGATGGCCATCGGTGCCGACCGCGGCATCCTGGTGGAATCGAACGAAGACCTGCAACCGCTGGCCGTGGCCAAGCTGCTGAAGGCGCTGATCGACAAGGAACAGCCGCAACTGGTGATCCTGGGCAAGCAGGCCATCGACGACGACTCCAACCAGACCGGCCAGATGGTGGCCGCGCTGGCTGGCCTGCCGCAAGCCACGTTCGCCTCGAAGGTGGTGGTGGCCGACGGCAAGGCCTCGGTCACCCGTGAAGTCGACGGCGGCCTGGAAACGCTGTCGCTCACGCTGCCGGCAGTGGTCACCACCGACCTGCGCCTGAACGAGCCGCGCTACGTCACGCTGCCGAACATCATGAAGGCGAAGAAGAAGCCGCTGGATATCGTCAAGCCGGAAGATCTCGGCGTCGATGTCAAGCCGCGCCTGTCGACCCTGAAAGTGGTCGAGCCGCCCAAGCGCAGCGCGGGTGTGATGGTGCCGGACGTCGCGACGCTGGTGCAGAAGCTGAAGAACGAAGCCAAGGTTATCTGA
- a CDS encoding MetQ/NlpA family ABC transporter substrate-binding protein, giving the protein MQRRNLLQWMLGAALGASLATGAIAQDKPIKIGVTGGPHAQIMEQVKKVAARDGLNIQVVEFSDYIQPNAALAAGDLDANSYQHLPYLEAQIKDRGYKFTHIAYTVTFPMGVYSKKIKSLDQLKQGARVGVPNDPTNGGRGLLLLQSKGVIKLKPNAGLKATPLDIAENPKKIRIVELDAAQLPRSLDDLDAAAINGNYAESAGLSPTRDAIAMEGPKGPYANLIAIREADKGKPWVAKLVKAYHSPEIKQYVTSTFKESVITAW; this is encoded by the coding sequence ATGCAACGTCGCAACCTGCTGCAATGGATGCTCGGCGCCGCCCTCGGCGCCTCGCTGGCCACCGGCGCGATCGCCCAGGACAAGCCGATCAAGATCGGCGTCACCGGCGGCCCGCACGCGCAGATCATGGAACAGGTGAAGAAGGTCGCCGCCAGGGACGGCCTCAACATCCAGGTGGTCGAGTTCAGCGACTACATCCAGCCCAACGCCGCGCTCGCCGCCGGCGACCTCGACGCCAACAGCTACCAGCACCTGCCGTACCTGGAAGCCCAGATCAAGGACCGCGGCTACAAGTTCACGCATATCGCCTACACGGTGACCTTCCCGATGGGCGTGTATTCGAAGAAGATCAAGTCGCTCGACCAGCTCAAGCAGGGTGCGCGCGTCGGCGTGCCCAACGACCCCACCAACGGTGGCCGCGGCCTGTTGCTGCTGCAGAGCAAGGGCGTGATCAAGCTCAAGCCCAACGCCGGCCTGAAGGCGACGCCGCTGGACATCGCCGAGAACCCGAAGAAGATCCGCATCGTCGAACTAGACGCCGCGCAGCTGCCGCGTTCGCTCGATGACCTCGACGCCGCGGCGATCAACGGCAACTACGCCGAATCGGCCGGCCTGTCGCCGACCAGGGACGCGATCGCCATGGAAGGTCCGAAGGGGCCGTACGCCAACCTGATCGCGATCCGCGAAGCCGACAAGGGCAAGCCCTGGGTGGCCAAGCTGGTGAAGGCCTACCATTCGCCGGAAATCAAGCAATACGTCACATCGACCTTCAAGGAGTCGGTCATCACCGCCTGGTAA
- a CDS encoding methionine ABC transporter permease: MWSEMFDLFLTSFNETLLMVAISGVVGALLGVPLGVLLHLTNRGGVLSHPLFNRTIGVVVNAVRSIPFIILLVVVIPFTRFIVGSSIGTTAAIVPLTIAAIPFIARLVESALREVDKGLVEAAQSMGATTRQIVWKVLLPEAMPGIVAGLTITFVSLVGYSAMAGAIGGGGLGDLGIRYGYQRYITEVMVAVVVILIVFVQAVQSFGDWLVRRISHR, from the coding sequence ATGTGGTCTGAAATGTTTGACCTGTTCCTGACCTCGTTCAACGAGACCCTGCTGATGGTGGCGATCTCGGGCGTGGTCGGCGCGCTGCTGGGCGTGCCGCTGGGCGTGCTGCTGCACCTGACCAACCGCGGCGGCGTGCTGTCGCACCCGCTGTTCAACCGCACCATCGGCGTGGTGGTCAACGCGGTGCGCTCGATCCCGTTCATCATCCTGCTGGTGGTGGTGATCCCGTTCACGCGCTTTATCGTCGGCTCGTCGATCGGCACCACCGCGGCGATCGTGCCGCTGACCATCGCGGCGATCCCGTTTATCGCGCGGCTGGTCGAAAGCGCGCTGCGCGAGGTCGACAAGGGCCTGGTCGAGGCGGCGCAGTCGATGGGCGCCACCACGCGCCAGATCGTGTGGAAGGTGCTGCTGCCCGAGGCCATGCCCGGCATCGTCGCCGGCCTGACCATCACCTTCGTCAGCCTGGTCGGCTACTCGGCCATGGCCGGCGCGATCGGCGGCGGCGGCCTGGGCGACCTGGGCATCCGCTATGGCTACCAGCGCTACATCACCGAGGTGATGGTGGCGGTGGTGGTGATCCTGATCGTGTTCGTGCAGGCGGTGCAGAGCTTCGGCGACTGGCTGGTCCGCCGCATCAGCCACCGCTGA
- a CDS encoding methionine ABC transporter ATP-binding protein, which translates to MIELQGLSQRFPGASGDVHALRDVSLSIAAGEVFGIIGRSGAGKSTLVRAINLLNRPTSGRVVVDGQNLTALDQGALRLARRDIGMIFQHFNLLSSRTVYDNVALPLELAGKPKAEIAATVLPLLDLVGLAALKDRYPAQISGGQKQRVGIARALASKPKVLLSDEATSALDPETTRSILDLLKQINRELGLTIVMITHQMEVIKQVCDRVAVLEAGQVVETGRVIDVFLRPQHEVTRAMIGDVISQELPASVLKRVESRLGNGRDHVYRLAFTGEGVDQPVLAQAIRRYGLDFNILHGHIDEIQGQAFGSLAIMATGELADVKAAMEYLQAQGVVVEEFEHVV; encoded by the coding sequence ATGATCGAACTGCAAGGACTGTCGCAGCGCTTCCCGGGCGCGTCTGGCGACGTGCATGCATTGCGGGACGTCAGCCTGTCGATTGCGGCGGGCGAAGTCTTCGGCATCATCGGGCGCAGCGGCGCGGGCAAGAGCACGCTGGTTCGCGCCATCAACCTGCTGAACCGGCCCACCAGCGGCCGCGTGGTCGTCGACGGCCAGAACCTGACCGCGCTGGACCAGGGCGCGCTGCGCCTGGCCCGCCGCGACATCGGCATGATCTTCCAGCACTTCAACCTGCTGTCGTCGCGCACCGTCTACGACAACGTGGCGCTGCCGCTGGAACTGGCCGGCAAGCCCAAGGCCGAGATCGCCGCCACCGTGCTGCCGTTGCTGGACCTGGTCGGCCTGGCGGCGCTGAAGGACCGCTATCCGGCGCAGATCAGCGGCGGGCAGAAGCAACGCGTGGGCATTGCGCGCGCGCTGGCGAGCAAGCCCAAGGTGCTGCTGTCGGACGAGGCCACTTCCGCGCTGGACCCGGAAACCACGCGTTCCATCCTGGACCTGCTCAAGCAGATCAACCGCGAACTGGGCCTGACCATCGTCATGATCACGCACCAGATGGAAGTCATCAAACAGGTCTGCGACCGCGTGGCCGTGCTCGAAGCCGGCCAGGTGGTCGAGACCGGCCGCGTGATCGACGTGTTCCTGCGCCCGCAGCACGAGGTCACGCGCGCCATGATCGGCGACGTCATCTCGCAGGAACTGCCGGCGAGCGTGCTCAAGCGCGTCGAAAGCCGGCTCGGCAACGGGCGCGACCACGTCTACCGGCTCGCCTTCACCGGCGAGGGTGTCGACCAGCCGGTGCTGGCGCAGGCGATCCGCCGCTACGGGCTGGATTTCAACATCCTGCACGGCCATATCGACGAGATCCAGGGCCAGGCCTTCGGCTCGCTGGCGATCATGGCCACGGGCGAACTGGCCGATGTGAAGGCGGCGATGGAATACCTGCAGGCGCAAGGCGTCGTGGTGGAGGAGTTCGAGCATGTGGTCTGA